A genomic segment from Leguminivora glycinivorella isolate SPB_JAAS2020 chromosome 27, LegGlyc_1.1, whole genome shotgun sequence encodes:
- the LOC125240319 gene encoding LOW QUALITY PROTEIN: arginine-hydroxylase NDUFAF5, mitochondrial (The sequence of the model RefSeq protein was modified relative to this genomic sequence to represent the inferred CDS: substituted 1 base at 1 genomic stop codon): MSHTQLLTASTRLCWLNSMKYECKYLRNATKVLARYKGTNAAKKKTASSVYRTMNVFDRQVKILQRERSAQKEDYHLAEYIKEEVGWRTADRILDIKRLFKNAVELGAGRGYVSRHLLPDSVERVTLCDTSQTHLDKAIIGDGVQFEKRVMDEENIDLPEESVDLVVSSLCLHWVNDLPGTFDKIMNILKPDGAFIASLFGGDTLMELRQSLQLADTERLGGMAPHISPFVRVRDIGGLLNAXRLHLQTVDVDTITLWYPSAWHVMNDLRTLGEANAAFNRPLRLSRDVQFAAAAIYDEMYGKDVPERKSRGVPVTFEIVNLLGWKPSPSQPQPLPRGSGQLSLKDLHRIDEIVQDVKTVHLTEDDKK; this comes from the exons ATGTCCCACACACAACTGCTTACCGCCTCCACCCGGCTATGTTGGTTAAATAGCATGAAATACGAGTGTAAATATTTACGTAATGCAACCAAAGTTTTAGCTAGATATAAAGGCACAAATGCCGCTAAAAAGAAGACTGCGAGCTCTGTGTACCGCACTATGAACGTATTTGACAGACAGGTGAAGATTCTGCAGCGGGAGCGGTCGGCACAGAAGGAAGATTACCATTTAGCGGAGTATATCAAAGAGGAGGTTGGATGGCGTACGGCGGACAGAATATTAGATATTAAGAGGCTATTTAAAAATGCCGTAGAGCTTG GAGCAGGCCGCGGCTACGTGTCCAGACATCTCCTGCCCGACTCAGTAGAGAGAGTCACACTCTGCGACACATCGCAGACTCATCTGGATAAAGCCATCATTGGCGACGGGGTGCAGTTTGAGAAACGGGTTATGGATGAAGAGAACATTGAT CTGCCTGAAGAGAGTGTGGACCTGGTTGTGTCATCGCTGTGCCTCCACTGGGTCAATGACCTCCCTGGCACCTTTGACAAAATCATGAACATCCTGAAACCAGATGGC GCATTTATCGCTTCGCTATTCGGCGGTGACACACTAATGGAACTCCGGCAGTCCCTCCAACTAGCCGACACAGAGAGATTAGGGGGCATGGCCCCACACATCTCCCCTTTTGTACGGGTGAGGGACATAGGCGGGCTTTTGAACGCGTAA CGGCTACACCTACAAACTGTCGATGTGGACACAATCACATTGTGGTACCCGAGCGCGTGGCATGTGATGAACGACCTGCGCACACTGGGCGAAGCAAACGCCGCGTTCAATCGCCCGCTGCGTTTGAGCCGCGACGTGCAGTTTGCCGCCGCCGCGATTTACGATGAGATGTATGGAAAG GACGTTCCCGAGCGCAAATCCCGCGGGGTCCCAGTGACCTTCGAGATCGTGAACCTCCTCGGCTGGAAGCCCTCCCCCTCGCAGCCGCAGCCCCTCCCCCGCGGCTCCGGGCAGCTGTCCCTCAAGGACCTGCACAGGATTGACGAGATCGTCCAGGATGTGAAGACTGTGCACCTCACGGAGGATGataagaaataa
- the LOC125240290 gene encoding leucine-rich repeat neuronal protein 1-like has protein sequence MNLISVFYLFLLFCLVTSQEAPSGVICTTCSCADGRVDCANKDIRASFSVEEWKELEAFQPTQIDLSRNRIVTLSELSLLPVQNLTVSYNDIEVIDTACFKHLRETLVTLDLSNNMITTSALERRIFLTILNGHDLLQFNKLTYLSLAKNDIHALPKDMFFTTRELTHLDLSGNPLAYIDSITLATISDLTKLRNLSLGSCDLETLPEGIFRRLRRLQGLDLSGNRFTTVPANINEASNLQVLILDKNPFETIDDNTPFKTLIKLQELYIRRCSKLKTITAGALGGLESLSKLHISYNPRLITLEPKFLVWEDENEIERHPLIKELYLNNNNITEISAYYLDRWNLLEAGDFTNNPYDCDCDSQWMLDVLIPLLQEIVQYSDQMAHMTCKTPEPFRGLTYNQVMNSTRQLVCMENLEEPVTDSAIMLGIMIGVFVTFPMVILVVLLWRRGIFTKCRKKVIIESDEEKDMF, from the exons ATGAATCTTATTAGTGTGTTTTATTTGTTCCTATTGTTTTGTTTGGTGACGTCACAAG AAGCGCCCTCTGGCGTGATTTGCACAACATGCTCTTGCGCAGACGGCCGCGTCGACTGCGCCAATAAGGATATCCGGGCTTCTTTCTCGGTTGAGGAGTGGAAAG AACTAGAAGCCTTCCAACCAACTCAGATAGACCTCAGTAGAAACCGCATCGTAACTTTATCAGAGTTGTCGTTGCTACCAGTGCAGAATCTAACG GTTTCCTACAATGACATTGAAGTAATTGACACGGCCTGTTTCAAGCATCTGAGAGAAACTCTTGTTACTTTGGATTTGAGTAATAATATGATAACTACATCGGCGTTAGAAaggaggattttttt GACTATATTGAACGGACATGACCTCCTTCAATTCAATAAACTAACGTACCTGAGCCTGGCCAAAAATGATATCCACGCTCTCCCCAAAGACATGTTCTTCACAACCCGAGAGCTGACCCACTTGGACCTGAGTGGGAACCCACTGGCTTACATCGACTCCATTACTTTGGCCACCATCAGTGACTTGACTAAGCTAAGG AACTTATCCCTCGGTTCCTGTGACCTTGAGACGCTGCCCGAAGGTATATTCCGTCGGCTCCGTCGACTGCAAGGTTTAGATCTCAGTGGGAACAGGTTCACGACCGTGCCTGCCAACATCAACGAGGCCTCCAACCTTCAGGTCCTGATCTTGGACAAGAACCCTTTCGAGACTATTGATGATAATAC CCCCTTCAAAACCTTAATAAAACTCCAAGAACTCTACATCCGTCGCTGCAGCAAGCTTAAAACCATCACAGCCGGTGCTCTTGGGGGCTTGGAGAGTCTCTCGAAACTACACATCTCGTATAACCCTCGATTGATCACTCTGGAACCCAAGTTCCTCGTTTGGGAAGACGAGAATGAGATTGAGAGGCATCCGTTGATCAAAGAG TTATACctaaacaacaacaacataactGAAATCAGCGCGTACTACCTCGACCGCTGGAATCTTCTAGAAGCCGGCGACTTCACCAACAACCCGTACGACTGCGACTGCGACAGCCAGTGGATGCTGGACGTGCTCATACCGCTGCTGCAGGAGATTGTCCAATACAGCGACCAGATGGCGCACATGAC ATGTAAAACGCCGGAGCCATTTCGTGGGCTAACGTACAACCAGGTCATGAACTCGACGAGGCAGctcgtttgtatggagaacctCGAGGAACCGGTCACGGATTCTGCCATCATGCTTGGCATTATGATAG GGGTATTCGTCACATTCCCAATGGTCATCCTAGTGGTTCTACTCTGGAGGCGCGGAATATTCACCAAATGCAGGAAGAAAGTAATTATAGAATCGGACGAAGAAAAAGACATGTTCTAG
- the LOC125240336 gene encoding small integral membrane protein 12 produces MWPILMQFLRSNAPYLTLPFAAVIGVIGYNLEGYFSDRYTPYNKAIEDQRLDRLEDKLLTDPTNVEKLKYKENVLGKNVSPSLQK; encoded by the exons ATGTGGCCAATTCTGATGCAGTTTCTGCGGAGCAACGCTCCCTATTTGACACTTCCCTTTGCGGCCGTCATAGGCGTTATAGGGTACAACTTAGAGGGATACTTCTCTGACAGATACACTCCTTATAACA AAGCGATAGAAGACCAGAGACTAGACAGATTGGAAGACAAGCTACTCACAGACCCCACGAATGTCGAGAAGTTGAAGTATAAAGAAAACGTTTTAGGCAAAAATGTGTCGCCGTCGCTGCAAAAATAA
- the LOC125240335 gene encoding ribonuclease H1-like, with translation MSGIFRKTLNICLFQNTICEYFICRTPKIVKMPFYAVARGRSTGIYHSWADCEAQVKGFSGAKFKKFDTESDANDFIRSNSNAGNNGNKSTYNNYQSGTNKNLKRSYGTSSKNNNYYQNKSSSWTNEADSNSSEDDLDVILNKQMDDLEKRVNNFAKGIDKISKSAAKGSSAQAKKTILIEPPQPKKYKHAETIEFEIDDEGYVQVYTDGACSANGKQGARAGLGVFWSDSHPLNRSQPVSGRATNNCGEIQAATLAIKIALQNRITKLTINTDSQFLINAVTKWIPGWKRRGWKLASGEAVKNEIDFKDLDSVMHKLLLKWNYVKAHNGKHGNEMADRLAKAGAAMYNK, from the exons ATGTCGGGTATATTTCGTAAAACGTTAAATATCTGCCTTTTCCAAAATACTATTTGTGAATACTTTATCTGCAGGACGCCGAAAATCGTAAAAATGCCATTTTACGCCGTTGCAAGAGGTcggagcacaggtatttatcaTTCATGGGCTGATTGCGAAGCCCAAGTTAAAGGTTTCTCTGGAGCCAAATTCAAGAAGTTTGATACTGAATCAGACGCTAATGACTTTATCCGATCTAATTCTAACGCTGGCAACAATGGAAATAAATCCACTTATAATAATTATCAAAGCGGCACCAATAAAAATCTTAAGAGATCTTATGGCACGTCGTCCAAGAATAACAATTATTATCAAAACAAAAGCTCTTCGTGGACCAATGAGGCTGATTCCAATTCATCTGAAGATGACCTAGACGTAATATTAAATAAGCAAATGGACGATTTAGAAAAACGAGTAAACAATTTTGCTAAAGGCATAGATAAGATAAGCAAATCTGCTGCTAAAGGTTCCAGTGCCCAagctaaaaaaactattttaatcGAACCACCACagccaaaaaaatataaacatgctGAAACTATTGAGTTTGAAATAGATGATGAAGGTTATGTACAAGTGTACACAGATGGTGCTTGTTCGGCCAATGGCAAACAGGGAGCTCGAGCTGGTCTCGGAGTGTTCTGGAGCGACAGCCACCCACTCAACAGGAGCCAGCCAGTGTCTGGCCGAGCCACCAACAACTGTGGTGAGATCCAAGCAGCAACCCTCGCCATCAAGATTGCTCTCCAAAATCGAATCACAAAACTAACGATTAATACAGATTCACAATTCCTCATCAATGCAGTTACCAAATGGATACCTG gTTGGAAACGAAGAGGATGGAAATTAGCATCTGGAGAAGCTGTAAAAAACGAAATAGATTTCAAGGATCTAGACAGTGTTATGCACAAACTTCTACTTAAATGGAACTATGTGAAAGCTCACAATGGAAAACATGGCAATGAGATGGCTGATAGGTTAGCTAAAGCTGGAGCAGCCATGTACAATAAATGA